The following proteins are encoded in a genomic region of Actinomadura sp. NAK00032:
- a CDS encoding radical SAM/SPASM domain-containing protein translates to MIRIRFPRGVAAPAWLADGGEDVQVTDDPAVIALEEEKNTEERRAAVDRVLRPRFERDWSAGDPLFHLVSVETRAGCNHTCSFCPVSRSVDPRPPGELDLAVIGLIARQLGELGYDRRVALFGNNEPLLDARLPEIVGVFRRACPAADLRVLSNGILARTELVAELFEAGLSTLTINNYTDGSRVIAPVRELVAEARRLRHHDIRISVRRRTEVLTTRAGLAPNKPRPAAGPHGFCALPFTDLHISYTGEVNLCCFDAYGKVRMGDVAETPLVEIWRSALFAHHRSALLRSGRAGLDPCRHCDFDGFRDPAPTASRPLTRDDILLSGSIDP, encoded by the coding sequence GTGATCAGGATCAGGTTCCCGCGCGGCGTCGCCGCGCCCGCCTGGCTGGCCGACGGCGGCGAGGACGTCCAGGTCACCGATGATCCGGCCGTGATCGCGCTGGAGGAGGAGAAGAACACCGAGGAGCGGCGCGCGGCCGTGGACCGGGTCCTGCGCCCGCGCTTCGAGCGGGACTGGTCGGCCGGCGACCCCCTGTTCCACCTGGTCTCGGTGGAGACGCGTGCGGGCTGCAACCACACCTGCTCGTTCTGCCCGGTGTCGCGGTCGGTCGACCCGCGGCCGCCGGGGGAACTGGACCTGGCCGTGATCGGGCTGATCGCCCGTCAGCTGGGCGAGCTGGGCTACGACCGGCGGGTCGCGCTGTTCGGCAACAACGAGCCGCTGCTGGACGCCCGGCTCCCGGAGATCGTGGGCGTCTTCCGCCGCGCCTGCCCGGCGGCGGACCTGCGCGTCCTCAGCAACGGGATCCTGGCGCGGACGGAGCTGGTGGCGGAGCTGTTCGAGGCCGGGCTGTCGACGCTGACCATCAACAACTACACCGACGGCAGCCGCGTCATCGCGCCCGTCCGCGAGTTGGTGGCCGAAGCCCGGCGCCTGCGGCATCATGACATACGGATCAGCGTGCGGCGCCGGACCGAGGTCCTCACCACGCGGGCGGGCCTGGCACCGAACAAGCCGCGGCCCGCCGCCGGGCCTCACGGCTTCTGCGCGCTTCCGTTCACCGACCTGCACATCTCGTACACCGGAGAGGTGAACCTGTGCTGCTTTGACGCGTACGGCAAGGTCCGCATGGGAGACGTGGCCGAGACGCCCCTGGTGGAGATCTGGCGGTCGGCGCTCTTCGCGCACCACCGCTCCGCCCTGCTGCGCTCCGGCCGCGCCGGCCTGGACCCGTGCCGGCACTGCGACTTCGACGGTTTCCGAGACCCCGCCCCCACCGCGTCCCGGCCGCTGACCCGCGACGACATCCTGCTATCCGGGAGCATCGACCCATGA
- a CDS encoding HD domain-containing protein, whose product MNKTDVIERTAEYARKTLEADSSGHDWWHVARVRRLALELAREERADLYVVELAALLHDISDYKLNGGDLTKGPRRAFEWLVGLGEPEGVAQDVADIIAAMSFKGAGTASEMATIEGKVVQDADRLDALGAIGAARAFAYGGYKGEPMHVPGLSPHLHTSLDDYLNREGSTINHFYEKLLLLKDRMNTEGGRRLAERRHRVLERFLDDFLTEWDAKDIG is encoded by the coding sequence ATGAACAAGACCGACGTCATCGAGCGCACGGCCGAGTACGCCAGGAAGACACTGGAGGCCGACTCCTCGGGGCACGACTGGTGGCACGTGGCGAGGGTCCGCCGGCTGGCGCTGGAGCTGGCCCGCGAGGAGCGGGCCGACCTGTACGTGGTCGAACTGGCCGCGCTGCTCCACGACATCTCCGACTACAAGCTGAACGGCGGCGACCTGACCAAGGGGCCGCGCCGGGCGTTCGAATGGCTGGTCGGCCTGGGCGAGCCGGAGGGCGTCGCGCAGGACGTGGCGGACATCATCGCCGCGATGTCCTTCAAGGGCGCGGGGACGGCGTCGGAGATGGCGACCATCGAGGGCAAGGTCGTGCAGGACGCCGACCGGCTCGACGCGCTCGGCGCCATCGGCGCGGCGCGCGCGTTCGCCTACGGCGGCTACAAGGGCGAGCCCATGCACGTGCCGGGCCTGTCCCCGCACCTGCACACGTCGCTGGACGACTACCTGAACCGCGAGGGCAGCACGATCAACCACTTCTACGAGAAGCTCCTGCTGCTGAAGGACCGGATGAACACCGAGGGCGGGCGCCGGCTGGCCGAGCGCAGGCACCGCGTCCTGGAGCGGTTCCTCGACGACTTCCTCACCGAGTGGGACGCCAAGGACATCGGGTGA